The Mustela erminea isolate mMusErm1 chromosome 6, mMusErm1.Pri, whole genome shotgun sequence genome includes a region encoding these proteins:
- the PHC1 gene encoding polyhomeotic-like protein 1 isoform X5: protein METESEQNSNSTNGSSSSGGSSRPQIAQMSLYERQAVQALQALQRQPNAAQYFHQFMLQQQLSNAQLHSLAAVQQATIAASRQASSPNTSTAQQQTTTTQASINLATTSAAQLISRSQSVSSPSATTLTQSVLLGNTTSPPLNQSQAQMYLRPQLGNLLQVNRTLGRNVPLASQLILMPNGAVAAVQQEVPSAPSPGVHTDADQVQNLAVRNQQASAQGPQMQGSTQKAIPPGASPVSSLSQASSQALAVAQASSGASGQSLNLSQAGTGSGSSIPGSMGPGGGGQAPGGLGPLPSSGMVGGGGSCPRKGTGVVQPLPAAQTVTVSQGSQTEAESAAAKKAEADGAGQQNVGMNLTRTATPAPSQTLISSATYTQIQPHSLIQQQQQIHLQQKQVVIQQQIAIHHQQQFQHRQSQLLHTATHLQLAQQQQQQQQQPPPPPPPAATLTAPQPPQVPPTQQVPPSQSQQQAQTLVVQPMLQSSPLSLPPDPTPKPPIPIQSKPPVAPIKPPQLGAAKMSATQQPPPHIPVQVVGTRQPGTAQAQALGLAQLAAAVPTSRGMPNTVQPSQAHLASSPPSSQAAGALQECPPTLASGMSLAPMQGTAHVVKGGATTSSPVVAQVPAAFYMQSVHLPSKPQTLAVKRKAESEEERDDISTLGSMLPAKASPVAESPKAMEEKSSLGEKAEPVTGVNASTPSSELVALAPAPAAPPPTLAMVSRQMGDSKPPQAIVKPQILTHIIEGFVIQEGAEPFPVGCSQLLKESEKPLQTGLPTGLNENQSGGPLGGDSPSAGMRYFPELDKKANLLKCEYCGKYAPAEQFRGSKRFCSMTCAKRYNVSCSHQFRLKRKKMKEFQEANYARVRRRGPRRSSSDIARAKIQGKRHRGQEDSSRGSDNSSYDEALSPTSPGPLSVRTGHGERDLGNPNTAPPTPELHGINPVFLSSNPSRWSVEEVYEFIASLQGCQEIAEEFRSQEIDGQALLLLKEEHLMSAMNIKLGPALKICAKINVLKET, encoded by the exons ATGGAGACTGAGAGTGAGCAGAACTCCAACTCCACCAATGGGAGCTCCAGCTCTGGGGGCAGCTCTCGGCCCCAGATAGCTCAGATGTCACTGTATGAACGGCAGGCGGTGCAG gCTCTGCAGGCACTGCAGCGTCAGCCCAACGCGGCTCAGTATTTCCACCAGTTCATGCTCCAGCAGCAGCTCAGCAATGCCCAGCTGCATAGCCTGGCTGCGGTCCAGCAG GCCACGATTGCTGCCAGTCGGCAGGCCAGCTCCCCAAACACCAGCACTGCCCAGCAGCAGACTACCACCACCCAGGCCTCA ATCAATCTGGCCACCACGTCGGCCGCGCAGCTCATCAGCCGATCGCAGAGTGTGAGCTCTCCCAGTGCTACCACTTTGACCCAATCTGTGCTACTGGGGAacaccacctccccacctctcAACCAGTCCCAGGCCCAGATGTATCTACGG CCACAGCTGGGAAACCTATTGCAGGTAAACCGGACCCTGGGCCGGAATGTGCCTCTAGCCTCCCAACTCATCCTGATGCCTAACGGGGCGGTGGCTGCGGTCCAGCAGGAGGTGCCATCTGCTCCATCTCCGGGAGTTCATACAGATGCAGATCAG GTGCAGAATTTGGCAGTGAGGAACCAACAGGCCTCAGCCCAAGGACCCCAAATGCAAGGCTCTACTCAGAAGGCCATTCCTCCTGGAGCCTCCCCTGTCTCTAGCCTCTCCCAGGCTTCTAGCCAGGCCCTTGCTGTGGCTCAGGCTTCCTCTGGGGCCTCAGGCCAGTCCCTCAACCTCAGTCAAGCTGGCACAGGCAGTGGGAGTAGCATCCCAGGGTCCATGGGGCCAGGTGGTGGTGGCCAGGCACCCGGGGGCTTGGGTCCATTGCCTTCCTCAGGaatggtgggtgggggtgggagctgtCCCAGGAAGGGCACAGGAGTGGTGCAGCCCTTGCCTGCAGCCCAAACAGTGACTGTGAGTCAGGGAAGCCAGACAGAAGCAGAAAGTGCAGCGGCTAAGAAGGCAGAAGCAGATGGGGCTGGTCAGCAGAATGTGGGCATGAACCTGACACGGACAGCTACACCTGCTCCCAGCCAGACCCTTATTAGCTCAG CCACCTACACGCAGATCCAGCCCCACTCCCTGATTCAGCAACAGCAGCAGATCCACCTCCAGCAGAAACAGGTGGTGATCCAGCAGCAGATCGCCATCCACCACCAGCAGCAGTTCCAGCACCGGCAGTCCCAGCTCCTCCACACAGCCACACACCTCCAGctggcccagcagcagcagcagcagcagcagcagccgccgccgcccccgccgccagcTGCCACACTCACTGCCCCTCAGCCACCGCAGGTCCCACCTACTCAGCAGGTCCCTCCTTCCCAGTCCCAGCAGCAAGCCCAGACCCTGGTGGTCCAACCCATGCTTCAGTCTTCACCCTTGTCCCTCCCGCCTGACCCAACCCCCAAGCCACCCATCCCCATCCAGTCCAAACCACCTGTAGCACCTATCAAGCCTCCTCAGTTAGGCGCTGCTAAGATGTCAGCTACCCAGCAACCACCACCCCATATCCCTGTGCAAGTGGTGGGCACCCGGCAGCCCGGGACGGCCCAGGCACAGGCTCTGGGGTTGGCACAGCTGGCCGCTGCTGTCCCTACTTCCCGGGGCATGCCCAATACAGTGCAGCCCAGTCAGGCCCATTTGGCCTCCTCGCCACCTTCATCCCAGGCTGCCGGGGCCCTGCAAGAGTGCCCTCCCACGCTGGCGTCTGGGATGAGCCTCGCTCCTATGCAGGGGACAGCGCATGTGGTAAAGGGTGGGGCTACGACCTCCTCACCTGTTGTGGCCCAGGTACCTGCTGCCTTCTACATGCAGTCTGTGCACCTGCCG AGCAAACCCCAGACATTGGCTGTCAAACGCAAGGCAGAGtctgaggaggagagagatgatATCTCCACGTTGGGTTCAATGCTTCCTGCCAAGGCATCTCCAGTAGCTGAAAGTCCAAAGGCCATGGAGGAGAAGAGCAGTCTTGGAG AGAAAGCTGAACCAGTGACTGGTGTGAATGCTAGTACTCCAAGCAGTGAACTAGTAGCCTTGGCTCCTGCCCCAGCTGCACCGCCCCCTACACTAGCCATGGTGTCCAGACAAATGGGTGACTCAAAACCCCCACAGGCCATCGTGAAGCCCCAGATTCTCACCCACATCATTGAAGGCTTCGTTATCCAGGAAGGAGCAGAGCCTTTCCCG GTGGGTTGTTCTCAGTTACTGAAAGAGTCTGAGAAGCCACTACAGACTGGCCTGCCTACAGGGCTGAATGAGAATCAGTCAGGGGGCCCCTTGGGAGGGGACAGCCCATCTGCTG GGATGCGTTATTTTCCAGAGCTAGATAAGAAGGCGAACCTCCTGAAGTGTGAGTACTGCGGGAAGTATGCTCCTGCTGAGCAGTTTCGCGGCTCCAAGAGGTTCTGCTCAATGACCTGCGCTAAGAG GTATAATGTGAGCTGTAGTCACCAGTTCCggctgaagaggaaaaaaatgaaagagttcCAAGAAGCCAACTATGCTCGCGTTCGTCGGCGGGGACCCCGCCGCAGCTCCTCGGACATCGCTCGTGCCAAGATCCAGGGCAAGCGCCACCGG GGTCAAGAGGACTCTAGCCGGGGTTCAGATAATTCCAGTTATGATGAAGCACTCTCTCCAACATCTCCTGGGCCTTTATCTGTGCGAACTGGGCATGGAGAACGTGACCTGGGGAACCCCAATACGGCACCACCGACGCCAGAATTACATGGCATCAACCCTGTGTTCCTGTCCAGCAATCCCAGCCGTTGGAGTGTAGAAGAGGTGTATGAGTTTATCGCTTCTCTACAAG GCTGCCAAGAGATTGCAGAGGAGTTTCGTTCCCAGGAGATTGATGGACAGGCCCTTTTATTACTTAAAGAGGAGCATCTTATGAGTGCCATGAACATCAAGTTGGGCCCTGCCCTCAAGATCTGCGCCAAGATAAACGTCCTCAAGGAGACCTAA